The Nicotiana tomentosiformis chromosome 9, ASM39032v3, whole genome shotgun sequence genome contains the following window.
AAATGAATACCAGTACTCTCCCTTTCTTTAAAAAAGAATGAACCTTTTACTATTTTGGTGGTGAAACAAGATTTTTTTAAACCATATTTTTTGTAAATAGTTTTTACATACTCTCttcattttaatttatgtgaaactATTTACTTTTTAGTCCGTGTAAAAAAGAATGACtcatttccttatttggaaacaatttacttttatacaatgatttatagtcacacacaaaatatatgtcttattttacaccacaaattcaaaagtcttctaTCTTTTCGTAAATtctgtgcccagtcaaatgagttcacataaattaaaacggagggaatATTTTAGAGTGTTAACTAATATTTTTATGTGGTTTCTaagtatataaattttatttcaaaaaatattaagAATATATATCCTAATTCACATGAAAAATTAGTCAATGTGACCCTTGTATTCTAAAAAGATTCAAACatattgaaacggatggagtattttttattatcttaaaaagttatatattaaataatttttttaaaaaaatttctccCAAATAGGAGGATCTATGGTGTTTACACACTTCTCCTCCAAGGTGACTCGAATCCAAGACCTAATGGTCACGAGTGGAGGACCAACCGAGCAAGCTTCACTTGTCTAAATTAAATGATGGGAGTAATAAATTTCATGGAAGCATGATAAtattctttttcccttttttctttGTAGAAGGGGGTTGGGGTGGAACTGACAATAGACCAAAAAATTATCAAAGggagatataaaaatatatttaaaaaaaagacAAAATTAGGGAAATCCATTTTGAGAGAGAATACACACCAACAATTTGTTGGATAAACAACTTTTATACTTCTATAAGTACTATAATCATCTCTTTTGTTTCGTTAATATATTTTTGTTAAATGTCTTTTGTTTAAAATATGGGTAGTGATAAATTTTACACCGtgaatcttttttattttttaaaatagaatTTATAACGTGACAAAGTGCTGACATGGAGATTGGCAGATGATATGTTGACCCATAATTTGACCTTCCGACTTAGTAACTCTATTCTATTGTTATAATGAATGAAGTCAATGACCATAGTGAAATTATCCTTATATCTCAAATGTCAGCTCTATTAAACTTGTGAGTTTTCTCTGTCTTTGAAAACTTTCAGGTATTTTCACAAGTAATCCATCCAGCTATAAGAACACCATATGTAAATGAACAGAATAGTAGAAGAGAAAGCAAAGGAACTGGAGTTTTTATCCCTCGTTCTTCACATCCAAGAAGAAAAAACAGACAAGGCAGACATTTTTCGTCCAACACCAAGATCCAAGGACATACTGAAACAGAACTGAATCAAGTCACTTATAACAATAACCTACCTTATTATAATTCACTAAATCCTAGAAAATTTTCTTAAATCATGTTTAAGATTCAAGAATTTACACAACTAAATAAGTTagctaaattttttttttttttggtttattgTGTACAGAGGGATATCCTTCTTTTAATTTGTAGTAGTATGTTTTAGAGAGGTTCAGCCCAAGGCAAAAGTGCCTCTCTTTGTTGGTGGAAGTTGATTATTGTTTCTATGTTTGATATTGTGTAAGCTTGATCATGGTATTAAATACaattgtttcttttattttgctCATTTACTTTAGAGTATGACTCTGTATGTTATGTTCAAGCAATAATAACATTTCTTAAAAGCGTGTGCATGTAAACTTTTTTATTCGAAAAATTGAGATCAAGATGAGTATTGTCTTCTATTTTGGTTCTTTCTTTATTCTCCCCCCCCCCCGTCCAAACCTATTGTCAGGGCTTCAACAGTTAGGTCCATAGTTATATAGAAAGGTTAGGTTTAGCTTCCCTTATAACTTTTTTTTGTAAaataattgtaatgacccaaccagtcattttaacttttagaaccccgttaaatatgagcactaaaggccaggtggcctacttcagcagatgactataccagagtggaaatgggagcgaattaccatggactttgtagttgggttgccgcggaccttgaggaagtttgatgcagtttgggtgattattgacaagttgaccaagtcggcacactttattcttgttgtgactacgtatacttcagagggGTTggaccagatttatattcaggagatagttcggtttcacggtgtgccaatttccatcatatcaaatagaggccctcagtttacttcacatttctggagagcagtgcagagtgagttggggacccgtgtagagctcatcacagcctttcatccgtagaccgacgggcagtcagagcggacaattcaaattttggaggatatgctcagggcatgtgtgattgactttggaggtcagtgggatcgtttcctgcctttggccgagtttgcttataataacagttaccaatccagcatcgagatggctccatttgaggctttatatggccgccgatgccgttcacctatcggatggtttgagcccggtgaggctaagttatatggtactgatttggtaaaagatgccttgaaaaaggtaaagttgattcaggagcgacttcgtacagcacagtccagtcagaagagttacgcggattagaaagcgcgtgatttatcatttatggtaggtgaaaaagttctcttgaaggtttcgccgatgaagggaattatgaga
Protein-coding sequences here:
- the LOC104116765 gene encoding uncharacterized protein, which translates into the protein MEVEDDLFFADLSKQISLLIMDDDEDENASAYRPSTDSLQVFSQVIHPAIRTPYVNEQNSRRESKGTGVFIPRSSHPRRKNRQGRHFSSNTKIQGHTETELNQVTYNNNLPYYNSLNPRKFS